The genomic region TGTTCATGATAATCCACAATTAGGGTTAGAATCAGAAATTCCAGTTGCTCCTAGATCTAAACGTCAAGCAAGACAGGCTGAAGAAGCACAAGCAAAAGATCCTTATTTAGATTCAGTTAAAGAACTTGACGATGTTCTTTTAAAATTTAAAAAATATTCAAAATCAATGAGTTCGATTGAAAATAAGGTTTTTAGTAGTTCGGGTGGTTGTTTTAAATCAAAGAATGAGCGAGTTAATGCTTATTCTTTTACATATTCAAGCTTTGCAGACAAAATAGAAGAATACCTTTATGATCCAGCAAATAGTTTTCCATATAAGCGTGGGGTTAAACTTGTTCCAAAAGAGAATTCTATATATGTTGAAGTTGGTGCTGATACTGATATGTATGGGATATGTGTAGATGTATGTGAGTTTAGTAGTACTGCGTATGTATTACCAATTACGAATAACTTTGAAGGGTATCTTGTTACAAGAAATCCGAGTATAAAAATGGGAGAAATATTGGATATAAATAACAATGGGGTTATTATCAAGGCTGGTGGTGGGCCACCAACCGCAATTAATGCATATGCCCTCTCTGATTCATTTACAATCAATTTTGCACCCGAAGATGAACATCAAGATCAAGCTAGATATCCCAAACAAGAGTATTCTATTAATTTGATAAAAGTTGCAATTTTTGGCAATAGAGGCCTTGAGAAAACAGTAACACCTGAAGCTGGTGGTTAAGCCTTGGGCAATAAAAGGAGTTAAACAAATGGCAGACACAACGCAATTATTAAAAGATTATCAAGATAAACGAAGTAAACTTGAAAAGTTTATGAAAAATCCCCAGTATGACGCTGGTTTGCTTAGCAATTCTGTAGAGTTTAGAGATAAAAACATACAATTTTTTGCCTCTGGAGGCACTAGAACCAGCAAATTTGACAAATTAGAAAATCATCCATTTTTAGGATATCCATATAAGCGTGGGGTAAAAAGAGTTATTCAAGAGGAACAAGAGAATCAAATTCACTATGAACCCCACGTTGAGGCTGGTGGTGGGGATGACTTGTACGGAATATGCACTGATATAGATGAGTTTAGCAAAACAGCCACTATTGTTCCAATTACAAATAATTTTGAGGGTTATTTAGTAGCAAAAGATTCTACGCTTAAAGTAAAAGACAAACTTGTTTTAATAAAGACGGTGCTCTTGAAAAGGTGACTGGAGCACCACCAAATAAGGCAACTATTAATGCAATAGCGTTGTCTGATGCAAAACAAATTAGTAACGATGTTTATTTAATAAAAGTAGCAGTATTTGGAAATAAAGCTGTAAGTAAAAATTAATGATATTTGGGAGGATTTAATATGGAATTATTTGATGAAAATTATTATGCAAAAGCTGTGGCTAATATTATAGGGGAAGTTAAAGATCCTATAATGTATAAATGGTTTTCGCCTGATCAAATTGAAGATGTTGATCTTCAGATGGGCTACCAAAGAACTGTAAAGTGGGATGCGTTTTTAAATGCTAATCCTACAACGATTGCTAATGAGGTTAATACTATTTCAACTATTGGATTTAGTTCTGAAGTGGTAAGACTTAATTACTTAAAATTACAGTACAAATTTAGGCACTTAAAGCAGGCGTCTGAAAAATTTTACACTTCAGACTCATATCTTGGTGACATTAATAACAATTTACTTCCTTTCTCTCAAGCCTATAAGCTTGCAAGTAGCGAGATTATTAAACTTATTAATCACTTTGTACTAACAGGCACTGTTTCAATTCAAAAAGATGGAAAAAATCAAAAACGTCTACTTCCCAATATGTATGGACTTCTTAATATGCCACATCAATCAAGTAAAAGAAGAGGTTGAAAGTGCTAATAAGGACAAAATGGATAAAATATTTGAAAAAATTGAGGCGGGACTTTCAAAGTTAGAGCTAGGAGACGAATTTTCTACACCTATGATGGTAATAGTTGACCCTACAACTTCTCTCAAACTCGTAAAGCCATACGCAGCAGCACAGGGTGCAGCAAGTAGCTGCGAAAAATGGGAGGATGTTTTGATTCAAACTATCAAGGCTATTAATAATAGAGAAGATGTCTACATTGAAACTTCAAACTTGCTAAAACATCAAATACTTATTTACCCATTAAACCCAGAGCTTATTAAGTTTAAACCTAGCAAGTATATGTTACCTACACCAAATGAACAAGTGGATAAAGATTCAACTGATATTGCTCATTCATACATTGATTTTGTTTTAGGAGGGCTACTTGCTACTAGAAAAACTATTTTGCAAGTACATATTAAACAAAGTTAAAAACATAAGGTAAATCGAAGTGAGCGAACAAAAAAACTTACAAACACAAGTTGAGGCTGAAGAAGAACTTTTGGTAACAAAACTTCATTCCGAAGTGTTATTGTTACTAGGAATAGACAAACTTGCATTAAGCAGACAAAATTTTCTACTTCATTTATCTTTACTTCAAGCTATTCTAGTAACACGTGGTATTGATGCTAGTTCACTTACATATGAACAAATATTTTTACTTACCTTTTACCATATGGGTTGTCAATTAAGAAAACAGGGAGTTGTTCGAGAATTTGAATTTGATAGGATCAAAAAAGAGAAATTCAATGAACTTGAACTTGATTATTATCCTAGTAGCAGTGGAGGCGAAGAAGGTGGCGAGGGGGGTTGTGGCTCAAACAAGAGTTTTTGTTCACAACCTGATGCATTTTTAGAAAAACTAAAAAGAGAAACTTCAACGCCATCTTGTGTGGGGGTTGTCTAATGAATGGTGTTAGGAAAAGACTTTCTGATATGTCATTTCGCATGATCAACGTATTTAAGGATCCTAAACCCTTAAAGTTTTATAAAGGTACTGTTGTAAAGCTTGAAAATGATTCTTCTTATCAGAGAGTATTTGATAAAAATAAGTACACTGAATTCGCAGGAGTTATTATTGACATAAAGCCACAAGAACTTGCAATTCTTTATGATTCTGATATGTCTGATATTCAAGGATATTCCAAACTTTACACATATCAAGACCTTAACTATGAACTAAAAGACCGAATATCAATTGCAGATTTAGTTTACTTTGAAATATTTAGTATTGACTCTTCAATCGGATATTTTACTTTGGTTTTAAAGGAATTTATATGGACAAACTAGAATTTAAAATGGAATTGGAAATTGGGTGGTTTGGTGGTCGTGCAGGTATTGCTAAAATGCATGAAAAAGGGAGTAGCAATTTACCAGCAAGAAAACATTTAACCAAAATTGCTAGTAGTTCTGAGTTTAGAGAATATATCAATAATAGCTATATAAATTCTAAGTTTAATCTTGACCCTAAATCAGGAATGGAGGCTATTGGACAAGCTTTTATAAGGTACTATGAAAATTATCTACTATCAGCACAAGTCACTCCAGCCTTAAAGGCTAATACAATCAAAAGTAAGTTTAAAAGGGGCAGTAACACTGCAGCAATTCCACTTGTTGATACAGCCAAAATGTTATCAGAGATTACTTATAAGGTAACACTTGAATGATTTTCACTTTAGATATGGTATTAAATCATTTAACTCAAATATTTAAAGGGTTTAAGGCGTATGCAACTGAAAATAATTTTGAGTGCGATATCATAAATACCTACAATCATCCATATCTTTCAAAAATCACAGCTGCTAGCTCAAATATAATAGCATTGAAATTTGATGGTACAGAAAATCTATTTGATCATAATTATAAAGCCGGTGTATTTTATGAAAATGCTTTGGAATTTAGTATAAATTTTCAAATATATATTATTGCAATAGTGTTAAACGCCAAAGACTTTGACGCTAATTCACGCATGTTAATGCTTTATAGTATGCTTAGTGACTTTCTACACAATAAAGCTCATAAGTATACTTTGCCCAGTCTACAACCCGAATATATTAATAAAATTAACTTCTACATTTACCCAACATCTAATATGCAAACAGTTGGACTGATTAATTTAGGCACAAAATATAGCAACCATGCATACAGTGCATCTATAGCATTCAATGCTAGTGTAAAAGCAATCGAAATTTTAAAGGAGGAATACGAAATTGCCGCAAGATACAATTAGTGTAAGTTTTATTGACTCTAGGATTCAGACTAGTAGGCCCAATTATTATAATCCACTTTTGGTTTACAAAACAGCTAAAATCAAAGTTAACAAAGATGCTGCTAGCTATAAAATATTGAATTTAACCGTTAATAATTATGAAAAACAAATTGAAACTTTAGAAAAAGAGAATGGAAATGAAGAAGATCAGTTTGGAAAAGAAAAAACACTGCTTAAAACTGCAATGTCAAATTTTTTCAATTCAAGCGAAGAATCGTTAAAATCAGCCGATCTTTTCATTTATAAGGATAAGCCTGAAGAGCTAAAAAATTATCTTAAAGTACATAGACACACTTTTGTTGTACTTATTAACACTGAGGGGGATGCGTCAGATGATGGACTTAAAATTTACAAAGATGACTATAATAAATTCAAAATGCCTTCAACTTTTTTTGTATTCTCGACTAAAGAACAAGAAATAAAAGAACTATTTAAAGATAAAGGCAATACTGAAAAAGAAAGAAATATTGCTGTTTACAGTAACAATAAAGACAATTTACACCTTAAATTTATAAGTCAATATCTCCATCAAGCTAGTATTTTTCATGCTGTAAATCCTTATAGCATGCCGCTGGCTGCTACACCACTTGTTGATGATACTGTAATTGGAAAGTTGCGAACTGCAAAAATCAACTTTTATTCACTTCTTAATGAAACTGGGCTTGATGGTTTACCTGCCTTTAAAGAAGGTGTTGACCTAGCTGGAAGTACAATAGACGAACAATTTACATACCACTATATAAAAAACGAAGCGATTATTGAGCTTATTAAAATTTGGAACAAAAACAATAGGCAAAATAGCAAATTATCTGCACTGCAGCTTAGTGGAGCTAGAGACAATGCATATACTTCAGCAATTGAATGTTTACTGAAAAGGTTTGTGGATAGAGGACTGATTATTGAGTACAAAAATTTAAATCTTACTCTTTCTCCTACCCCGCAACTTAAATTAGAACTTGGCGTGAATATTACTTATAACTTTAGCATTAATGCTGTTGCTTTAGTAATTACTACTCAAGATATAGTTTGATTATCAAAACAGCTTAAGTGCTTAAAAGGGGGTCTAAAAATGCAATTTTATGATTTAAGAGAAGTTTATTTTTCAATTGGTGGTACGCAGTTACATAGTGGCAAGCTAGAGCTTACAAGCGAACCTACAACAAGAGCAGTGATTAGTAGTGAAGATAAAGGTATGCCTGTAATAAGCTTAAGAGATCCCAAAACAATAACTTATGTTTTCAACATTGAAGTGACACTAGGTAGTCATGACTACATTTTGTTAACTGAACTTTCTGATGAACAGTTTTACAACATGGATGTGAGAAAAGAGGATAAAATGCTTGATTTAGTATTCAATGATAGAATTGCTACCAAAATTATTTCTAACTATGCAATTTTTACTGAAGAGCCTTCAAGAAGTTATTCTGCTGAGGCCGAAAAAGTATCTTTTGAAATTAGGGCTATTAATTGCCAAAAAACTAAACCAAACAACACTTAAAAGGAGAGTCTTATTATGATAATGAGATATAAAATGAAAATTTTAACTAAAAATAAAACTTATGAATATCCACTAAAAGTATTACCAGTCTATGAATGGGATAAAGGTGCTAGGATTTAATCAAAGTGACGCTGTTTTAAAGCTTAATGAGGTTAAATACTTAAGAGAAATCACAAGCTTAATGATAAGTCCAAAATTTTTAGACGAATTATATGTGATTTTGGATCAAAATAGAGAATTTATTTCTTATTATAAGGACTATCTTGTTGCAATAATTTACACTGCACAATTTAATACTTTTCATTTAGACAATGATCTAAAAAAGCCCGCTTTAGTATATTTGAGTGAGTATGAAAATAATGTTGGTGATTTTGTTGCTTTTGACTATATTAATGAAAATTTTGATTATGAAAAAGTAGCCACTTCGCTTTCATCAATTACATCAAATTCCAATGCGCTGGTTGCTAAATGAGCAAAAGAAATAGAGATATTGATAAAGCTATTGCAAGTCTTGATGAGACTAGAAAAAAATATTTTAACTTGCTTGACGAGATTAAGAACGATAAATACTTTTTCCCAGTAATTATGAATATTTGCTCATACTACTCGGTTAAAAAATTGCCTTATGACGAGCTTTTAGAAGTCAATAGACTTGCTGAGATTAAATTAGAAAAAGAATTGTATGAATTAATTTTAAGCAAGTGAGGACTTAGTGGGCGACAAATTCACCATTAAATTTAAAGGTATTCTTGATCATGCTGCAACAAAAAAGGCCATTGAACAAGATATTTCTAAAATGGGAAAATATCTTAAACCTAAAAAATCTAGTTTGGGTAGCACTAAAGATATTGTAAAAAATAATTTGTCGGACAAGAAAAAAGAACTTAGTAGACAATCTAAATTTGAAAGCTTAAGAGAGCGTGTTGAGAAATATAGACTTACACAAACTAAAAAACTTATAAAACAGGGCATGGGGTTTGAGAAAGCTAGAAAAGAGGCTTTCAGAAGATCTTTAATGTCTGATAGAGACAAAAGGCGTCTTGAGTATAAAGAACTTGCAAAAGAATCAAAAGCAAAAAGTAAAATGTTAGCGGCCTCTCAAGGAAAAGGACTTGTTGCCAAAATTGCTATAGGTAGTGCCCTAGGGAATATCATTAGCAACGCTATGAGTAAAGTTGGAGGAGGCCTTTTAGGTTTTGCTAAAAAATCGGTTGAAGAAGACACCAAAACAAAAAGAACACAACTTCTCAATAAAGCGTTTTATGGTGATCCAAAAGAGAAAGAGAGTCTTTTAAAGATTATTGGCGGAATGAAGGGATTTGAGCGCGACCTAGAAAAAGAAGAATTCTTAAATCAAGCAAGTGTCTTTAAGGGTACTTTAAGGGACTTAGATATGTTAAATGAAACTAATTTGAAAAACGCAGTAGAATTTGCAGCTATGCTTAAATCCAGTGGTGCTATGAGCAGCGAAGATGCAGTAAAGGCTGTTAATAGTGTTCTTGGGGGTGATGGAAGTGAGCTTTTTGATCTACTAAAAAAGTCGGGCGTTGGCGACAAATACATAGAAGATGCCAAAAGGGCTTGGCAAGGCGGGGCTGAGGTAGATTTAGAGTCCAGAATTACCAAGATGATGGAAATGTTCGAGGATTTTAAATCTTTCGGCCTTACAAAAAAAGCCAATACTGCTGAGATTATTCAAAGTAATTTGGCCTCAGCTGAGCAAACTCTTCAAAACTTAACCACTACTGTCTTGGACCCATTACTTGACCTCATTAATAAGATAACTAATTACTTTAAAGACTTTACGTTTGAAACACATATTATTGAACCCATAATTAATGGCATTAAAAGTATTTTTAATCTTAATTATTTCTTTGCAAAATTAAAATCGATGCTACCTGGATGGATGGGCGGAGATGAGGGTGCGGCTCTAAAAAAACTACAAGAAGAAATTCAAAATCAAGACAATGCTAACAGCACACCATAATTTTTACAAAAGGTAATTACTTATGACAAGTAACAAAAAAATTGCTAACAATGCAGCTAACAAAATAGATATTAATAATAAAATTACTAACAATCATGATATTGAAAAGAAAAAAATCGAGGAAAAAATTAATGATATTGAAAAGAAAAAAATCGAGGAAAAAATTAATGATATTGAAAAGAAAAAATCGAGGAAAAAATTAATGATATTGAAAAGAAAGAAATCGGGGAAATTACTCGAATAATAAGAGATGTAATAACCCAAATATTTGCCCTTTTCGGAGCAGATAATTTTTTAGTGTTATTTCCTAGAATGGATCTAAAAGGTTTTGGATATGTTCCTCAATTGTTTTTTATAAAACCAAAAAATGAACTCATAACACGCACTTACAATACTAATTGTTCTAAAAGACCAGTTATCAACTATTATGATAGAAAAGCGGAATATGTAAGCTACAATCCGGTAATGACTGGTGAAAACATATCATTAAACGGTGGAATACTAACATCCTTATATAAGGATATGCTTTCTTTACTTAAAATGACTGTTTTTGGCAATACTATGCTACGTTTTGACGCGCATCTCGCAAAAGAACAACTAGCAAACAGACTTCAAGCTCAAGTTCCTTTTAGTATCTACAGTCCAACTTTTGGCCTAAAAGAATTGGCTGTAATTACAAGTCTTTCGTTTAAGGACACTCCTTTCATTGACGAAGTTGAGGTTAGTCTATCAATAGAAATAGTAAAAACATTTGCATTGGAAAAATATAAAGGATAAAAAATGCTGTTACTACAATATGATTTTAAAATTGAGTTCTACAATGTAGATACATCAAAAAAATCCCCTGATGGAATTCCTTTCGCCGAAGAAATTCCTAAAATTATCATCAATACACAAGATGGAATTCATATTGATATTTCCATATCCAACGTGTATTCAAATATTCATACTATAAGTTCCAAACAAGCAAAAGTCGTACTTTGGAATCTTCCCTTAGACCTCACCGACGACATTAAATTTGGAGATATAGTAAAAATATATTATAAGAAATTTGCTCATGAAAAAAATTTTGATTTCATAATGGCAGGAACTTTAGGACCTCCTATGAGCACTGATTATCCGGGTGGGGATTTTAGTGTAGATCTTGATGTTCGTTTATTAACTAAAAGCAATTTCTTCAATCGCGAATTGGCAG from Borreliella burgdorferi B31 harbors:
- a CDS encoding DUF764 family protein, with translation MIFTLDMVLNHLTQIFKGFKAYATENNFECDIINTYNHPYLSKITAASSNIIALKFDGTENLFDHNYKAGVFYENALEFSINFQIYIIAIVLNAKDFDANSRMLMLYSMLSDFLHNKAHKYTLPSLQPEYINKINFYIYPTSNMQTVGLINLGTKYSNHAYSASIAFNASVKAIEILKEEYEIAARYN
- a CDS encoding DUF3890 domain-containing protein; this encodes MSEQKNLQTQVEAEEELLVTKLHSEVLLLLGIDKLALSRQNFLLHLSLLQAILVTRGIDASSLTYEQIFLLTFYHMGCQLRKQGVVREFEFDRIKKEKFNELELDYYPSSSGGEEGGEGGCGSNKSFCSQPDAFLEKLKRETSTPSCVGVV
- a CDS encoding DUF228 domain-containing protein — encoded protein: MALKGKGQAKSPNVHDNPQLGLESEIPVAPRSKRQARQAEEAQAKDPYLDSVKELDDVLLKFKKYSKSMSSIENKVFSSSGGCFKSKNERVNAYSFTYSSFADKIEEYLYDPANSFPYKRGVKLVPKENSIYVEVGADTDMYGICVDVCEFSSTAYVLPITNNFEGYLVTRNPSIKMGEILDINNNGVIIKAGGGPPTAINAYALSDSFTINFAPEDEHQDQARYPKQEYSINLIKVAIFGNRGLEKTVTPEAGG
- a CDS encoding DUF759 family protein, which encodes MGDKFTIKFKGILDHAATKKAIEQDISKMGKYLKPKKSSLGSTKDIVKNNLSDKKKELSRQSKFESLRERVEKYRLTQTKKLIKQGMGFEKARKEAFRRSLMSDRDKRRLEYKELAKESKAKSKMLAASQGKGLVAKIAIGSALGNIISNAMSKVGGGLLGFAKKSVEEDTKTKRTQLLNKAFYGDPKEKESLLKIIGGMKGFERDLEKEEFLNQASVFKGTLRDLDMLNETNLKNAVEFAAMLKSSGAMSSEDAVKAVNSVLGGDGSELFDLLKKSGVGDKYIEDAKRAWQGGAEVDLESRITKMMEMFEDFKSFGLTKKANTAEIIQSNLASAEQTLQNLTTTVLDPLLDLINKITNYFKDFTFETHIIEPIINGIKSIFNLNYFFAKLKSMLPGWMGGDEGAALKKLQEEIQNQDNANSTP
- a CDS encoding DUF1506 family protein; translated protein: MNGVRKRLSDMSFRMINVFKDPKPLKFYKGTVVKLENDSSYQRVFDKNKYTEFAGVIIDIKPQELAILYDSDMSDIQGYSKLYTYQDLNYELKDRISIADLVYFEIFSIDSSIGYFTLVLKEFIWTN
- a CDS encoding DUF792 family protein; amino-acid sequence: MEEKINDIEKKEIGEITRIIRDVITQIFALFGADNFLVLFPRMDLKGFGYVPQLFFIKPKNELITRTYNTNCSKRPVINYYDRKAEYVSYNPVMTGENISLNGGILTSLYKDMLSLLKMTVFGNTMLRFDAHLAKEQLANRLQAQVPFSIYSPTFGLKELAVITSLSFKDTPFIDEVEVSLSIEIVKTFALEKYKG
- a CDS encoding DUF1463 domain-containing protein, with the translated sequence MQFYDLREVYFSIGGTQLHSGKLELTSEPTTRAVISSEDKGMPVISLRDPKTITYVFNIEVTLGSHDYILLTELSDEQFYNMDVRKEDKMLDLVFNDRIATKIISNYAIFTEEPSRSYSAEAEKVSFEIRAINCQKTKPNNT
- a CDS encoding DUF1322 family protein; the encoded protein is MSKRNRDIDKAIASLDETRKKYFNLLDEIKNDKYFFPVIMNICSYYSVKKLPYDELLEVNRLAEIKLEKELYELILSK